In Candidatus Omnitrophota bacterium, a genomic segment contains:
- a CDS encoding glycosyltransferase family 4 protein — MARVEALKKICSKVIVITPPVERLRKRGGLMKKILGEGNYRRLTRFFNIITKPPERVYGAHWYIAAFHDALGGIDLSVFDLIQIERSELAWWFAGRGKIKKEIRKIVTFHDVNSILEQRIYEQVVSPRWKIFKFTEWRKTIAYEKKVAYQYDNCIVTSKKDAENLLSIYPKAKISIVPNGTKIDYFRANKSHAGDIEPLSLIFCGSMQWYPNEDAMLFFCKEILPLLRKDIPKVKLYIVGTNPSERVKMLSNDFITVTGSVDDVRPYVTKSAVYIVPIRIGGGTRLKILEALSMGKPVVTTSIGCEGLNVVNRKHLLIADSPIEFANNIKRVFFDKKLCNQLTQHGNDLVNKYDWDVISKSLEKAWYETIN; from the coding sequence ATGGCGCGGGTCGAAGCATTAAAAAAAATATGCAGCAAAGTAATAGTGATAACCCCACCAGTAGAGCGGCTACGGAAAAGAGGCGGCCTGATGAAAAAAATATTAGGCGAGGGTAATTACAGGCGGCTAACAAGATTTTTTAATATTATCACCAAACCGCCGGAAAGGGTATACGGCGCCCATTGGTATATAGCTGCATTTCATGATGCTCTTGGGGGGATTGACTTGTCGGTATTCGATCTTATCCAAATAGAGCGTTCTGAGCTAGCGTGGTGGTTTGCCGGTAGGGGTAAAATAAAAAAAGAGATTCGAAAAATCGTAACATTTCATGACGTTAACTCGATTTTAGAACAAAGAATTTATGAGCAGGTTGTATCGCCTCGATGGAAAATTTTTAAATTTACAGAGTGGAGGAAAACGATTGCATATGAAAAAAAGGTTGCCTACCAATACGATAACTGTATTGTAACGTCGAAGAAAGATGCCGAAAACCTACTATCGATTTATCCGAAAGCAAAGATCTCCATTGTGCCGAATGGTACAAAAATAGACTACTTCAGGGCTAATAAATCTCATGCAGGCGATATAGAGCCCCTTAGCCTTATTTTTTGCGGCAGCATGCAATGGTATCCGAATGAAGACGCAATGTTATTTTTCTGCAAAGAGATATTACCTTTGTTGAGGAAAGATATTCCGAAAGTTAAACTATATATAGTAGGAACCAACCCCAGCGAAAGAGTTAAAATGCTTTCCAATGATTTTATAACAGTAACCGGATCAGTCGATGATGTCAGGCCCTACGTTACGAAGAGTGCCGTATATATTGTTCCTATTAGAATCGGAGGAGGAACTCGTTTAAAAATTCTCGAAGCACTGTCAATGGGGAAGCCGGTTGTTACGACGTCTATAGGTTGTGAAGGACTAAATGTTGTAAATCGTAAACATTTATTGATAGCTGACTCCCCGATAGAATTTGCTAACAATATTAAAAGAGTTTTTTTTGACAAAAAACTATGTAATCAACTTACGCAACACGGAAATGACTTAGTTAATAAATATGATTGGGATGTTATCTCAAAAAGTCTGGAAAAAGCATGGTATGAAACCATTAACTGA